One genomic window of Anguilla anguilla isolate fAngAng1 chromosome 13, fAngAng1.pri, whole genome shotgun sequence includes the following:
- the LOC118210605 gene encoding methyltransferase-like protein 7A produces MSLFMTICTLPFKILALPLNLMEFMGIYSLYKRVFPVMMYRVAKNYNQKMYERKKELFSNLSEFAGPDGTLRILEIGCGTGANFKFYPSGSKVICTDPNPHFQSYLQEAIAANDQLEFEKFVVSSAENLSAVSDNAVDVVVSTLVLCSVDDVKRVLEEAHRILRPGGALYFMEHVASDPASWTHFFQHVLQPLWYYFGDGCEVTRVTWKELEASKFSDLKLRHIEAPLMFMIRPHIVGYAVK; encoded by the exons ATGTCGTTGTTTATGACTATCTGTACATTGCCGTTTAAAATATTAGCTTTGCCCCTCAATCTAATGGAATTTATGGGGATATACAGTTTATATAAACGTGTATTCCCCGTCATGATGTACAGAGTAGCCAAGAACTATAACCAAAAAATGTACGAGAGAAAGAAGGAGCTTTTTAGCAATCTATCGGAGTTCGCAGGTCCAGACGGCACTCTGAGGATCCTGGAAATTGGTTGCGGGACTGGGGCAAACTTTAAATTCTACCCCTCTGGCAGCAAAGTCATATGCACGGACCCTAACCCACACTTCCAGAGCTACTTGCAGGAAGCCATCGCCGCAAATGATCAGCTTGAATTTGAGAAGTTCGTGGTTTCCTCGGCCGAGAATCTCAGTGCAGTCAGCGACAACGCGGTGGACGTGGTGGTGTCTACGCTGGTACTGTGTTCTGTAGACGACGTTAAACGAGTCCTGGAAGAGGCCCACCGCATTCTTAGACCC GGTGGTGCTTTGTACTTCATGGAACACGTGGCGTCTGATCCTGCCAGCTGGACACACTTCTTCCAGCATGTTCTACAGCCCCTGTGGTACTACTTTGGAGATGGCTGCGAGGTGACGAGAGTGACCTGGAAAGAGCTGGAAGCTTCCAAGTTTTCGGACCTGAAACTGAGACACATCGAAGCGCCGCTCATGTTCATGATCAGGCCGCACATAGTGGGTTACGCTGTCAAGTAA